A genomic stretch from Mycobacterium malmoense includes:
- a CDS encoding MMPL family transporter: protein MFAWWGRTVYRYRYVVIGVTVALCLLGGAFGLSLGKHVTQSGFYDDGSQSVKASIIGDKVYGRDRTGHIVAIFKAPSGKSVDDPAWAKQITDELNKFQQDHPNQVLGWAGYLRAPDTTSQVIQGMATQDKKYTFVSIPLKGDDDDTILNNYKTVAPDLQKLDGGTVQLAGLEPVANALTGTIATDQKRMEVLALPLVAIVLFLVFGGVVAACLPVMVGGLSIAGALGIMRLIAVFGPVNFFAQPVVSLIGLGIAVDYGLFVVSRFREEIAEGYDTEAAVRRTVMTAGRTVAFSAVLIAASGASLLLLPQGFVKSLTYALIAAVTLAALLSITLLPACLGILGKNVDALGVRTLFRVPFLRNWKVSRAYLNWLADRLQKTKTREEVEAGFWGRLVNWVMKRPLVFAIPIVVGMILLVIPLGNLSFGAMSEKYLPPDNPVRQAQEHFDKLFPGYRTDPLTLVIQSTNHQPVTDAQIADVRSKAMTISGFSEQDNNPANMWQERSVAPGASKDPSVRVLQNGLVNPNDAAKKIGELRAITPPKGIDILVGGTPALMEDSIHSLVDKAPLMVVVLITATMLLMFLAFGSFVLPIKAAVMSVLTLGSTMGILTWIFVDGHFSTWLNFTPTPLMVVIIALVAVVGYGLATDYEVFLVSRMVEARERGMSTAEAIRIGTATTGRLITAAALVLAVVAGSFVFSDLVMMKYLAFGLMAALLLDATVVRMFLVPSVMKLLGDDCWWAPRWARRLQNRIGLGEIDLPDERKRPTLNGRPARPPVAAASLVAAAPRPPHDPTHPGTLEPSRPARPGLGAPPEARPAQEPSSPSGSNTTRMQARPGQPTDAKTTRLSVPATANATPGSQTAAGHQRPADPRGLAGSATPDVSRPPPAPTPSSGQTLAMPLPANRSGDNKTDPADPTAALPVMRSEANDSDAATEQLNARGQSGHGDNGDRRRRGGGGLSAQDLLRREGRL, encoded by the coding sequence GTGTTCGCCTGGTGGGGTCGAACTGTGTACCGCTATCGGTACGTCGTGATCGGGGTCACGGTGGCCCTGTGCCTCCTCGGCGGCGCATTCGGGCTGAGCCTGGGCAAGCACGTCACGCAGAGCGGTTTTTACGACGACGGCAGTCAATCCGTCAAGGCCTCGATCATCGGGGACAAGGTCTACGGCCGGGACCGGACCGGGCACATCGTCGCGATCTTCAAGGCGCCGAGCGGCAAGAGCGTCGACGACCCGGCGTGGGCCAAGCAGATCACCGACGAGCTCAACAAGTTCCAGCAGGACCACCCCAACCAGGTCCTGGGCTGGGCCGGCTACCTGCGAGCGCCCGACACCACCAGCCAGGTCATCCAGGGCATGGCCACCCAGGACAAGAAGTACACGTTCGTCTCCATCCCGCTCAAAGGCGACGACGACGACACCATCCTCAACAACTACAAAACCGTCGCCCCGGACCTGCAGAAGCTCGACGGCGGCACCGTCCAACTCGCCGGCCTCGAGCCGGTGGCCAACGCGTTGACGGGCACCATAGCCACCGACCAGAAACGAATGGAAGTCCTCGCTCTGCCATTGGTGGCGATAGTCCTGTTTCTGGTATTCGGCGGCGTGGTGGCGGCCTGCCTGCCGGTGATGGTGGGCGGCCTGAGCATCGCGGGCGCGCTGGGCATTATGCGGTTGATCGCGGTGTTCGGGCCGGTGAACTTCTTCGCCCAGCCGGTGGTCTCGCTGATCGGCCTGGGTATCGCGGTGGACTACGGGCTTTTCGTGGTGAGCCGGTTCCGGGAAGAGATCGCCGAAGGCTACGACACCGAGGCCGCCGTGCGCCGCACGGTGATGACGGCGGGCCGCACGGTGGCATTCTCGGCGGTGCTCATTGCCGCGTCGGGCGCCAGCCTGCTGCTGTTGCCACAGGGCTTCGTCAAGTCGCTGACCTACGCCCTCATCGCGGCGGTGACACTTGCGGCGCTGCTGTCGATCACGCTGCTGCCGGCCTGCCTGGGGATTTTGGGCAAGAACGTCGACGCGCTCGGCGTGCGGACCCTGTTCCGGGTGCCCTTCCTGCGCAACTGGAAGGTGTCGCGTGCCTACCTCAACTGGTTGGCGGATCGCCTGCAGAAGACCAAGACCCGGGAAGAGGTCGAGGCCGGGTTCTGGGGCAGGCTGGTCAACTGGGTGATGAAGCGGCCGCTGGTGTTCGCCATCCCGATCGTCGTCGGGATGATCCTGCTGGTTATCCCGTTGGGCAACCTGTCGTTTGGCGCCATGAGTGAGAAGTATCTGCCGCCGGACAACCCTGTGCGCCAGGCGCAGGAGCACTTCGACAAGCTCTTCCCCGGGTACCGCACCGATCCGCTCACGCTGGTCATCCAATCCACCAACCACCAGCCGGTCACCGACGCGCAGATCGCGGACGTGCGCAGCAAGGCGATGACGATCAGCGGATTCAGCGAGCAGGACAACAACCCCGCGAACATGTGGCAGGAGCGCAGCGTCGCGCCGGGCGCGTCGAAGGACCCGTCGGTGCGGGTGCTGCAGAACGGACTCGTCAACCCGAACGATGCGGCGAAGAAGATCGGTGAGCTGCGGGCGATCACCCCGCCCAAGGGAATCGACATATTGGTCGGCGGTACGCCGGCTTTGATGGAGGATTCGATTCACAGCCTGGTCGACAAGGCTCCGTTGATGGTGGTCGTGCTGATCACCGCCACCATGCTGCTGATGTTCCTGGCGTTCGGGTCGTTCGTGTTGCCGATCAAGGCCGCGGTGATGAGCGTGCTGACGCTGGGCTCCACCATGGGCATCCTGACGTGGATCTTCGTCGACGGGCACTTCTCGACGTGGCTGAATTTCACGCCGACACCGTTGATGGTGGTGATCATCGCGCTGGTCGCGGTCGTCGGCTACGGGTTGGCCACCGATTACGAGGTGTTCCTGGTGTCCCGAATGGTCGAGGCGCGAGAACGCGGCATGTCCACCGCGGAGGCCATCCGGATCGGCACCGCGACCACCGGGCGCCTCATCACGGCGGCCGCGCTGGTCCTTGCCGTCGTCGCCGGTTCGTTCGTGTTCTCCGACCTGGTGATGATGAAGTACCTCGCCTTCGGCCTGATGGCGGCGCTGTTGCTGGACGCGACCGTGGTGCGGATGTTCCTGGTGCCGTCGGTGATGAAGTTGCTCGGCGACGACTGCTGGTGGGCTCCGCGCTGGGCACGGCGCCTGCAAAACCGGATCGGGCTGGGCGAGATCGACCTGCCCGACGAGCGCAAGCGGCCCACCCTCAATGGGCGGCCCGCGAGGCCTCCGGTCGCGGCGGCCAGCCTCGTCGCCGCGGCGCCGCGTCCCCCGCACGACCCCACGCACCCCGGCACGTTGGAGCCGTCGCGGCCGGCACGTCCGGGCCTGGGCGCCCCGCCGGAGGCCAGGCCCGCCCAGGAACCGTCCTCGCCGTCCGGCTCGAACACCACGCGCATGCAGGCCAGGCCCGGCCAGCCGACGGACGCCAAAACGACGCGGCTGTCGGTCCCCGCCACCGCCAACGCGACCCCCGGCAGCCAGACCGCGGCCGGCCACCAGCGACCGGCCGACCCGCGCGGCCTGGCCGGCTCCGCGACGCCGGACGTGTCACGGCCCCCGCCGGCCCCGACACCGTCCAGCGGTCAGACCCTGGCCATGCCCCTCCCGGCCAACCGTTCCGGCGACAACAAGACCGACCCGGCCGACCCCACCGCCGCCCTTCCCGTCATGCGGTCGGAGGCCAACGACTCCGACGCGGCCACCGAGCAGCTGAACGCCCGCGGACAGAGCGGCCATGGCGATAATGGCGACAGGCGCCGGCGCGGCGGCGGGGGCCTCAGTGCCCAGGATTTGCTGCGCCGCGAGGGACGGTTATAG
- a CDS encoding NYN domain-containing protein, whose translation MSLTEVTTAAPEPLDSPAVLSAEGLSSFQPPGGRVLLVWDAPNLDMGLGSILGRRPTALERPRFDALGRWLLARTAEVSAGRPGVVIEPEATVFTNIAPGSAEVVRPWVDALRNVGFAVFAKPKIDEGSDVDRDMLAHIERRRQEGLAALVVASADGQAFRQPLEEIARDGIPVHVIGFREHVSWALASDTLDFVDLEDIDGVFREPLPRIGLDSLPDQGAWLQPFRPLSALLTTRV comes from the coding sequence ATGAGCCTGACGGAAGTGACCACGGCAGCACCGGAACCGCTCGACTCGCCGGCGGTCCTGTCCGCCGAGGGCCTGAGCAGCTTCCAACCGCCGGGTGGGCGCGTCTTGCTGGTGTGGGACGCTCCCAACCTCGACATGGGCCTGGGCTCGATCTTGGGCCGTCGCCCGACGGCACTGGAACGCCCGCGTTTCGACGCGCTCGGCCGGTGGCTGCTGGCACGCACGGCGGAGGTCAGCGCCGGCCGCCCGGGCGTCGTGATCGAGCCGGAGGCCACCGTTTTCACCAACATCGCGCCGGGCAGCGCCGAGGTGGTCAGACCGTGGGTGGACGCGCTGCGTAACGTGGGCTTCGCGGTCTTTGCCAAGCCGAAGATCGACGAGGGCAGCGACGTCGACCGCGACATGCTCGCCCACATCGAGCGGCGGCGTCAGGAGGGGCTCGCGGCGTTGGTCGTGGCTTCGGCCGACGGTCAAGCGTTCCGTCAACCGCTAGAGGAAATCGCACGCGACGGGATCCCGGTGCACGTGATCGGATTTCGCGAACACGTCAGTTGGGCGCTAGCGTCGGATACCTTGGACTTCGTCGACCTGGAAGACATCGACGGTGTCTTCCGGGAACCGTTGCCGCGAATCGGCCTGGATTCGCTGCCTGACCAGGGCGCGTGGCTGCAGCCGTTCCGGCCGCTGTCCGCGCTGTTGACCACGCGTGTGTGA
- a CDS encoding TIGR00374 family protein, translated as MSHDAPARKLHLPREQTTRGKYWWVRWVILAIVAVVLAVEVALGWDQLAKAWMSMYEANWWWLLAAVLAAAASMHSFAQIQRTLLKSAGVHVKQLRSEAAFYAANSLSTTLPGGPVLSATFLLRQQRIWGASTVVASWQLVMSGVLQAVGLALLGLGGAFFLGAKNNPFSLLFTLGGFVALLLLAQAVASRPELIDGIGCRVLSWVNSIRGRPADTGLDKWRETLMQLESVSLGRRDLSVAFGWSLFNWIADVACLGFAAYAAGDHASVAGLTVAYAAARAVGTIPLMPGGLLVVEAVLVPGLVSSGMSLPSAISAMLIYRLISWLLIAAVGWVVFFFVFRTENIADSDDVEPITGPLPVVRHQSDPSETALQGPLPPPDRDPEGGGSRS; from the coding sequence GTGTCGCACGACGCACCCGCCCGCAAGCTCCACTTGCCGCGTGAACAGACAACGCGCGGCAAGTACTGGTGGGTGCGATGGGTGATCCTCGCGATCGTCGCCGTCGTGCTTGCCGTCGAGGTCGCACTGGGCTGGGATCAGCTAGCCAAGGCCTGGATGAGCATGTACGAGGCCAACTGGTGGTGGTTGCTCGCGGCGGTGCTGGCGGCGGCCGCATCGATGCACAGCTTCGCCCAGATCCAGCGCACCCTGTTGAAATCGGCCGGCGTGCACGTCAAGCAACTTCGATCGGAAGCCGCGTTCTATGCCGCCAACTCGCTGAGCACCACGCTGCCCGGCGGACCGGTGCTGTCGGCCACGTTTTTGCTGCGTCAACAGCGGATCTGGGGCGCCTCGACGGTGGTGGCCTCGTGGCAGCTGGTGATGTCGGGTGTGCTGCAGGCGGTGGGATTGGCGCTGCTCGGCTTGGGCGGAGCTTTCTTCCTGGGCGCCAAGAACAATCCGTTCTCCTTGCTGTTCACGCTCGGCGGTTTCGTCGCGTTGTTGCTCCTTGCCCAGGCGGTGGCGTCACGGCCGGAGCTGATCGACGGAATCGGCTGCCGGGTTTTGTCGTGGGTCAACTCGATTCGCGGCAGGCCGGCGGACACCGGTCTGGACAAGTGGCGCGAGACGCTCATGCAGCTCGAATCGGTGAGCCTGGGCCGGCGCGACCTGAGCGTGGCGTTCGGTTGGTCGCTGTTCAACTGGATCGCCGACGTGGCCTGCCTCGGCTTCGCCGCCTACGCCGCCGGCGACCACGCTTCGGTCGCGGGGTTGACGGTGGCCTATGCGGCCGCGCGGGCGGTCGGCACGATACCGCTGATGCCGGGCGGGCTGCTGGTCGTCGAGGCGGTGCTGGTGCCCGGCCTGGTCTCCAGCGGCATGTCGTTGCCCAGTGCCATCTCGGCGATGCTGATTTACCGGCTGATCAGCTGGTTACTCATCGCCGCCGTCGGTTGGGTGGTGTTCTTTTTCGTCTTCCGCACCGAGAACATCGCCGACTCGGACGACGTCGAGCCGATTACCGGTCCCCTGCCCGTGGTGCGGCACCAGAGCGACCCCTCCGAGACGGCCCTGCAGGGCCCGTTGCCGCCGCCCGATCGCGATCCGGAAGGCGGTGGAAGCCGCAGTTAG
- the trmB gene encoding tRNA (guanosine(46)-N7)-methyltransferase TrmB, with protein sequence MGHHGQMDAQPGVGTCPDAPVEAGAGETAGEVGGAAVIPAPEPRRYLPATSFRSRRSALSGAQRQTWERLWPQLGISLGVSSQGASGRTEPLDNDAWFGRRAPLVLEIGCGSGTSTLAMAKDEPDVDVIAVEIYRRGLAQLLCAIERERAGNIRLIRGNAIDVLEHLIAPQSLTGVRVFFPDPWPKARHHKRRFLQPATIGLIADRLLPGGVLHAATDHPGYAEQIAEVGMGEPRLRRVGPGDRLPISIVRPTTKYETKAHEAGSAVSEFVWLRR encoded by the coding sequence ATGGGCCACCATGGACAAATGGATGCGCAACCCGGGGTCGGGACGTGTCCCGACGCGCCGGTGGAGGCGGGGGCCGGAGAGACCGCCGGCGAGGTTGGTGGAGCGGCGGTTATCCCAGCGCCGGAGCCGCGGCGCTATCTCCCGGCCACAAGTTTCCGCTCGCGGCGTTCCGCCCTTTCCGGAGCCCAGCGCCAGACCTGGGAGCGGCTGTGGCCACAACTGGGCATCTCGCTGGGGGTGTCTTCGCAAGGGGCATCCGGCCGCACGGAGCCGCTGGACAATGATGCGTGGTTCGGCCGCCGCGCGCCGCTGGTGCTCGAGATCGGCTGCGGCAGCGGCACGTCGACGCTGGCGATGGCCAAGGACGAGCCCGACGTCGACGTGATCGCGGTGGAAATCTACCGGCGCGGCCTGGCGCAGCTGCTGTGCGCGATCGAGCGCGAGCGCGCCGGCAACATCCGGTTGATCCGCGGGAACGCGATCGACGTGCTGGAGCATCTGATCGCCCCGCAGTCGCTGACCGGGGTTCGCGTCTTCTTTCCCGATCCGTGGCCGAAGGCGCGCCACCACAAACGCCGGTTCCTGCAACCGGCCACGATTGGGCTGATCGCGGACCGGCTACTCCCTGGAGGTGTCCTGCACGCCGCGACGGACCACCCGGGCTACGCCGAGCAGATCGCCGAAGTCGGCATGGGCGAACCGAGGCTGCGCCGCGTCGGTCCCGGCGACCGGCTGCCGATCTCGATCGTCCGCCCGACCACCAAGTACGAGACGAAGGCGCACGAAGCGGGCAGCGCCGTGAGCGAATTCGTCTGGCTTAGACGATGA
- a CDS encoding hemophore: protein MTTGTRLFAGLIATAVPGAAIAVLAGPPATGAADPCAASEVARTIGSVAKSMGDYLDSHPETNQTMTSMLQQQAGPQSLTGLKSYFEANPKVAGDMTSIAQPLSNLSLQCKLPISPTQAMGMLQQAQGAAGALPMGGTGGTPPAGTNPLPGPPRGNTVG, encoded by the coding sequence ATGACGACAGGAACCAGGCTCTTCGCGGGGCTGATCGCCACCGCGGTGCCCGGCGCCGCCATCGCGGTGCTGGCGGGGCCGCCGGCGACCGGTGCCGCCGATCCGTGCGCGGCCAGTGAAGTGGCCAGGACGATCGGTTCGGTCGCCAAGTCGATGGGCGACTACCTGGACTCGCATCCAGAGACCAACCAGACGATGACCTCGATGCTGCAGCAGCAGGCGGGACCGCAATCGTTGACCGGGTTGAAGTCGTACTTCGAGGCCAACCCCAAGGTTGCCGGCGACATGACGTCGATCGCCCAGCCGTTGAGCAACCTTTCGCTGCAGTGCAAGCTACCGATCTCGCCCACCCAGGCAATGGGAATGCTGCAGCAGGCGCAGGGCGCAGCGGGCGCGCTGCCGATGGGCGGCACGGGCGGCACCCCGCCCGCGGGGACCAACCCGCTTCCCGGTCCGCCGCGGGGCAACACCGTCGGCTAA
- a CDS encoding helix-turn-helix domain-containing protein: MTLASERRQAPPPRRPASEQRGPSGPFQDSDQPVEFWSTAAIRSALQGGDIDTWKRIAAALKRDPYGRTARQVEEVLEGTRPYGISKALWEVLERARTHLEANERAEVARHVRLLIDRSGLDQQEFASRIGVAPEDLAAYLDGSTSPSASLMIRMRRLSDRFVKVKSARSPESN, encoded by the coding sequence GTGACGTTGGCATCCGAACGGCGCCAGGCACCGCCACCCCGGCGGCCCGCCAGCGAACAGCGCGGGCCTTCCGGGCCCTTTCAGGATTCCGACCAGCCGGTGGAGTTCTGGTCGACGGCCGCCATCCGGTCGGCGCTGCAGGGCGGCGACATCGACACCTGGAAGCGCATCGCCGCCGCGCTGAAACGCGACCCGTACGGGCGCACCGCCCGCCAGGTCGAAGAGGTGCTCGAGGGGACGCGGCCCTACGGCATCTCCAAGGCGCTGTGGGAGGTGCTGGAGCGCGCCCGCACCCACCTGGAGGCCAATGAACGCGCCGAGGTGGCCCGTCACGTGCGGCTACTGATCGACCGGTCCGGGCTCGACCAACAGGAATTCGCGTCCCGCATCGGGGTGGCTCCCGAGGACCTGGCCGCCTACCTCGACGGCAGCACCAGCCCGTCGGCGTCGCTGATGATCCGGATGCGTCGGCTGTCGGATCGGTTCGTCAAGGTGAAGTCCGCACGGTCGCCCGAATCCAACTGA
- a CDS encoding MMPL family transporter — MMRLSRSLRKHRWLVFTGWLLALVPAIYLAMTQAGNLTGGGFDVAGSQSLAVHDQLEDLYHDQGASSLALVAAPRPDASYQDINDAVALLRRIAGEFPGVTEAPNPAQRPPQPDRPYVVSLRLDARNSGTSDVAKKLREKVGVRGDQPGQTANGRVRLYVIGQGALSAAAAANTKHDIAAAERWNLPIILIVLLAVFGSLAAAAIPLALGVCTVVVTMGLVYLLSEYTTMSVFVTSTVSMFGIALAVDYSLFILMRFREELRSGRQPTEAVDAAMATSGLAVVLSGATVVASLTGIYIINTPALKSMATGAIMAVAVAMLTSATLTPAVLATFGRSAAKRSRLLHWSRRPESTQSRFWNRWIGRVMRRPWVSAVAASVVLLVMAVPAASMVLGNSLLRQFDSSHEIRAGVAAAAQALGPGALGPIQVLITFPDGGAASPEHSQTIAAIRQRMTQAPHLVSVSPPQFAEDNGSALLSAVLSVDPEDMAARDTVGWMRTQLPKIPDAGTARVDVGGPTALIKDFDDRVSATEPLVLVFVALIAFVMLLISIHSAFLAFKGVLMTLLSVAAAYGSLVMVFQWGWLQDLGFTRISSIDSTVPPLVLAMTFGLSMDYEIFLLTRIRERFLHSGNTRDAVAYGVSTSARTITSAALIMIAVFIGFAFAGMPLVAEIGVACAVAIAVDATVVRLVLVPALMAMFAQWNWWLPRWLSRMLPSVDFDRPLPEVDLSDIVVIPDDISALTAPSADLRMVLKSAAKLKHLAPDAICVADPLAFTGCGRNGKETPGGPEQQDRGQGPGQIPHQVDISDEGAGAPAEAKTGTNGNSGAKKLVGGLASRNGIARAIAGSDRPVHPVTLWRGRLSVAIDALETDLETDTTDRPTYERRSPVETTHVQLPTGDRLLVPTGAETLRLKGYLIMCRNSSRDYADFADMVETVEPETAAVVLAGMDKYYCCQTPRQQWIATQLVRRLADPHPCDFSDDQWSEPDAKADWDAVRQRCLSVAVAMLEEAR; from the coding sequence ATGATGCGCCTCAGCCGCAGCCTGCGTAAGCACCGCTGGTTGGTCTTCACAGGCTGGTTGCTGGCATTGGTGCCGGCGATCTATCTGGCGATGACGCAGGCCGGCAATCTCACCGGCGGTGGTTTCGACGTGGCCGGCTCGCAGTCGCTGGCGGTGCACGACCAGCTCGAGGATCTCTACCACGACCAGGGCGCGTCCTCGTTAGCGCTGGTGGCGGCGCCCCGCCCGGACGCCAGCTACCAGGACATCAACGACGCGGTCGCGCTGCTGAGGCGGATCGCCGGCGAGTTCCCCGGCGTGACGGAGGCGCCCAACCCCGCCCAGCGGCCGCCGCAACCCGACCGGCCGTACGTGGTGTCGCTGCGGCTGGACGCCCGCAACTCGGGCACCAGTGACGTCGCCAAGAAGCTGCGCGAAAAGGTTGGCGTCAGGGGCGACCAGCCGGGCCAGACCGCGAACGGCCGGGTGCGGCTCTACGTCATCGGGCAGGGCGCGCTCAGCGCCGCCGCGGCGGCCAACACCAAGCACGACATCGCCGCCGCGGAACGCTGGAACCTGCCGATCATCCTGATCGTCTTGCTGGCGGTGTTCGGTTCGCTGGCCGCCGCGGCGATCCCGCTGGCCCTCGGCGTCTGCACGGTCGTGGTCACCATGGGCCTGGTCTATCTGCTCTCGGAATACACCACCATGTCGGTGTTCGTGACGTCGACGGTGTCGATGTTCGGGATCGCGCTCGCCGTCGACTATTCGCTGTTCATCCTGATGCGCTTCCGCGAGGAACTGCGCTCCGGCCGCCAGCCGACCGAGGCCGTGGACGCCGCGATGGCCACGTCCGGGCTCGCGGTGGTGCTGTCCGGGGCGACCGTCGTCGCCTCCCTCACCGGCATCTACATCATCAACACCCCGGCGCTGAAGTCGATGGCCACCGGGGCGATCATGGCCGTCGCGGTGGCGATGCTGACGTCGGCCACGCTGACGCCGGCCGTGTTGGCGACGTTCGGGCGGTCGGCCGCCAAGAGGTCACGCCTGCTGCACTGGTCGCGGCGGCCGGAGAGCACCCAGTCCCGGTTCTGGAACCGGTGGATCGGACGGGTGATGCGCCGGCCGTGGGTATCCGCGGTGGCGGCGTCGGTGGTGCTGCTCGTCATGGCCGTGCCGGCGGCATCGATGGTGCTCGGCAACAGCCTGCTGCGCCAGTTCGACTCCTCCCACGAGATCCGCGCCGGGGTGGCCGCGGCGGCCCAGGCGCTCGGGCCCGGCGCGCTGGGCCCGATCCAGGTGCTGATCACCTTTCCCGACGGCGGCGCGGCCTCACCCGAGCACAGCCAGACGATCGCCGCGATCCGCCAGCGGATGACGCAGGCTCCCCACCTCGTCTCGGTGTCGCCGCCGCAATTCGCCGAGGACAACGGCAGCGCCCTGCTGTCCGCGGTGTTGTCGGTCGATCCCGAGGACATGGCGGCCCGGGACACCGTCGGCTGGATGCGCACGCAGCTGCCCAAGATTCCCGACGCGGGAACGGCGCGCGTGGATGTCGGCGGACCGACCGCGCTGATCAAGGATTTCGACGACCGGGTGTCGGCGACCGAGCCGCTGGTGCTGGTGTTCGTCGCGCTGATCGCGTTCGTGATGCTGTTGATCTCGATCCACTCGGCGTTCTTGGCGTTCAAGGGCGTGCTGATGACGCTGCTGTCGGTCGCGGCCGCCTACGGCAGCCTGGTGATGGTTTTCCAGTGGGGCTGGCTGCAGGATCTCGGTTTCACCCGGATCAGCTCGATCGACAGCACCGTTCCCCCGCTGGTGCTGGCGATGACCTTCGGCTTGTCGATGGACTACGAGATCTTCCTGCTCACCCGCATCCGGGAACGCTTCCTGCACTCGGGGAACACCCGTGACGCGGTGGCGTACGGCGTGAGCACCAGCGCCCGCACGATCACCAGCGCGGCCCTGATCATGATCGCGGTGTTCATCGGCTTCGCGTTCGCCGGCATGCCGCTGGTCGCCGAGATCGGCGTGGCGTGCGCCGTCGCCATCGCGGTGGACGCCACCGTGGTGCGGCTTGTCCTGGTCCCGGCGCTGATGGCGATGTTCGCCCAGTGGAACTGGTGGCTGCCCCGGTGGCTGTCCCGCATGCTGCCGTCAGTCGACTTCGACCGGCCGCTGCCCGAGGTCGACCTCAGCGACATCGTGGTCATTCCCGACGACATCTCGGCGCTGACGGCGCCCAGTGCCGACCTGCGGATGGTGCTCAAGTCGGCCGCGAAGCTCAAGCACCTGGCGCCCGACGCCATTTGCGTGGCCGACCCGCTCGCCTTCACCGGCTGTGGACGCAACGGCAAGGAGACCCCGGGCGGCCCTGAACAGCAGGATCGAGGCCAGGGCCCCGGGCAGATCCCCCACCAGGTCGACATCAGCGACGAGGGCGCCGGGGCCCCGGCCGAAGCCAAGACCGGCACCAACGGTAACTCGGGGGCAAAGAAGCTGGTCGGCGGCCTGGCGTCGCGCAACGGCATTGCCAGGGCGATCGCCGGGAGCGACCGGCCGGTCCATCCCGTCACCCTGTGGCGGGGACGGCTCTCGGTCGCCATCGACGCGCTCGAGACCGACTTGGAGACCGACACCACCGACCGGCCGACGTACGAACGGCGCAGCCCGGTGGAGACCACCCACGTGCAACTGCCCACCGGCGACCGGCTGCTCGTCCCGACCGGCGCCGAAACGCTGCGTCTCAAGGGCTACCTGATCATGTGCCGTAACAGCAGCCGCGATTACGCCGACTTTGCTGACATGGTCGAAACGGTAGAGCCCGAGACCGCCGCCGTGGTGCTGGCCGGGATGGACAAGTATTACTGTTGTCAAACGCCCAGGCAGCAATGGATCGCCACCCAGTTGGTCCGGCGGCTCGCGGACCCACATCCCTGCGATTTCAGTGACGACCAATGGTCGGAACCCGACGCCAAGGCGGACTGGGACGCGGTCAGGCAGCGCTGCCTGTCGGTGGCCGTGGCGATGCTGGAGGAGGCGAGGTGA
- a CDS encoding AI-2E family transporter — MSANPDSASVEPLVRKAAAWAWRLLVILAAAVALLWVVKKLEIIVVPVLLALMISALLVPAVDWLDRRGLPRGAAVMLVLLGGFAILGGILAFVIIQFVYGLPDLTEQVTRSIDSTRRWLIEGPMHLRGEQIDNAGNAAIQALHNNQAKLTSGALATAATITEVVTAAVLALFTLIFFLYGGRNIWQYVTKIFPVTVRERVREAGHAGYGSLIGYVRATFLVALTDAAGVGTGLAIMGIPLALPLASLVFLGAFIPLVGAVIAGFLAVVVALLAKGFVYALITLGLLIAVNQLEAHLLQPLVMGRAVSIHPLGVVLAISTGGVLAGIVGALLAVPTVAFLNNAIQVLLAADPSAEAEKQTEGANADEAGVIVQAKPDEPGEEPD, encoded by the coding sequence ATGTCAGCAAACCCCGATTCCGCCTCGGTCGAACCCCTTGTCCGCAAGGCCGCGGCCTGGGCGTGGCGTTTGCTTGTCATCCTGGCCGCGGCGGTCGCCCTGCTGTGGGTCGTGAAAAAGCTCGAGATCATCGTCGTCCCGGTGTTGCTGGCATTGATGATCAGCGCTTTGCTGGTGCCGGCGGTCGACTGGTTGGACCGGCGGGGCCTGCCGCGCGGTGCCGCGGTGATGCTGGTCTTGCTGGGCGGATTCGCGATCCTGGGCGGCATCCTGGCGTTCGTCATCATCCAGTTCGTCTACGGTTTGCCCGATCTGACCGAGCAGGTGACCCGAAGCATCGACTCCACCCGCAGGTGGCTGATCGAAGGGCCGATGCATTTGCGCGGCGAACAGATCGACAACGCCGGTAACGCCGCCATCCAGGCGCTGCACAACAACCAGGCCAAGCTGACCAGCGGCGCGCTGGCCACCGCGGCCACCATCACCGAGGTGGTCACGGCGGCCGTGTTGGCGCTGTTCACCTTGATTTTCTTCCTCTATGGCGGCCGCAACATCTGGCAGTACGTGACGAAAATCTTCCCCGTCACCGTCCGGGAGCGGGTGCGGGAGGCGGGGCACGCCGGATACGGGTCGCTCATCGGGTACGTGCGGGCGACGTTCCTGGTCGCCCTGACCGACGCCGCGGGCGTCGGCACCGGGCTGGCGATCATGGGCATCCCGCTGGCCCTGCCGCTGGCCTCACTGGTGTTTCTCGGCGCCTTCATCCCGCTGGTGGGTGCCGTGATCGCCGGCTTTCTCGCCGTGGTCGTGGCCCTGCTGGCGAAGGGGTTCGTCTACGCGCTGATCACGCTGGGTTTGCTGATCGCAGTCAACCAACTCGAGGCGCATTTGCTGCAGCCGCTGGTGATGGGTCGCGCGGTGTCGATCCATCCGCTCGGGGTGGTGCTGGCCATTTCCACCGGCGGGGTGCTCGCCGGGATCGTCGGCGCCTTGCTGGCCGTCCCGACGGTCGCGTTCCTCAACAACGCGATACAGGTGCTGCTCGCCGCGGATCCGTCCGCCGAAGCCGAGAAGCAGACCGAAGGCGCCAATGCCGATGAGGCCGGGGTGATCGTCCAGGCGAAGCCGGACGAGCCCGGCGAGGAGCCCGACTGA